The Oceanivirga salmonicida DNA window ATACCCCAAGCCATAAAAAATGTATTACCAAGTATAGGAAATGAATTTATAATCAATATAAAAGATTCAGCAGTTTTATTTGCAATAGGTGTAACAGAACTATATACAGTTTCAAAACAAATTGCAGGAACTAATTTTAGATATTATGAAGTCTTTATAATCACTTGTTCAATTTACTTTGTATTAACAACAGTATGTAGTAGACTTTTAAAAATATTAGAAAAAAAATTAGCAGGCGATAGTTCTTATGAGATAGTGGAGTAGTGATAAAAATGAAAGAAATATTAAAAATAGAAAATTTAACAAAAGTATATGGAAATAATACTATACTAGATGGTATAAATTTAAGTATAAGTGAAAATGAAGTGGTAAGTATAATAGGGTCATCTGGGTCAGGTAAATCAACTTTATTAAGGTGTGTAAATTTATTGGAAGAACCAACAAGTGCAAAAATATATTTTCATGGGAAAGATATATTAACTGGGAATATAAAAAAAGAAGTCTATAGACAAAAAGTAGGCATGGTGTTTCAAAATTTTAACTTATTTGATAATTTAACAGTAATAGAAAATTGTACTATAGCACCTATAAAAATACTAGGAGAAGATAAGCATACAGCTCATGATAAGGCAATAAAATATTTA harbors:
- a CDS encoding amino acid ABC transporter ATP-binding protein, with the protein product MLKIENLTKVYGNNTILDGINLSISENEVVSIIGSSGSGKSTLLRCVNLLEEPTSAKIYFHGKDILTGNIKKEVYRQKVGMVFQNFNLFDNLTVIENCTIAPIKILGEDKHTAHDKAIKYLEKVGMEKYINARPSQLSGGQKQRVAIARAMCMEPEILLFDEPTSALDPEMVGEVLKTMTDLAKEGMTMLVVTHEMSFAKDVSTRVIFLDKGKVLADDNPKNFFENQENERISSFINS